In Anopheles bellator chromosome 2, idAnoBellAS_SP24_06.2, whole genome shotgun sequence, the genomic stretch GGGTGTGGCCCGTCTTCACGTCCACCACCTTCACCCAGCTCAGTTTGTTCACTTTGCCGACGCTCCCGTGCTCGTCAGTGCTGCGTGTCATTACACCGAGCGAGCTTTCGCTCAATCCGTACCCGACCAGGATCGTCAGCAGGTGCGGAAGACGCTTCAGCACCGCCTGTTCGATCTCCTTGCTGAGTGGGGCAGCCCCGCAgccgagcagcaccagcgagcTGAGATCGTACTTGTCGACCAGCGGATGTTTGGCCAGGAACACCAGCAGCGGTGGGGCCAGCGAAGCCACCGTTACGCGGTACTTTTGAATGGTGGACAGGAACAGGGTGGGCTCGAACTTGGGCAGCGAAACTAACTTCCGTTGGTTCAACAGTGAGTGCAGCACCACCATGTAGCCGTATACGTGGAAGAACGGTAGCAGACCGAGTGCAACCTGTTCGAACGGAAACATTTTGGCCCCTTCGCGCATATACGCCATCACGCACATCACGTTGTGGTGTGTCAGCTGGACTGCCTTCGGTAGACCGGTCGTGCCGGATGATAGCACCATCAGGCCGACCTGCTCTCGCAGTTTCACCGGCTGTGGCGTGAAGGTGATGAACTGGGCTCGGTTACGATCGAACAGCTCCCGGAACAGCGTTACGCGAGCGTTCGGTTTCTTGTCGCCGAACAGAACGGTGAGCTTCAGCGAGGGCACCGTCTTCAGTAGCGGCTGCAGTGTGGCCATTGCGAGAGGGGACGCAAAAACAGCCCGTGGCTGCGTTTGCTTCAGAACGTGAGCCAGTTCGGTGGCAGTGTAGGCAGGGTTCAGCAGGATCGGGATCGCGCGTAGGTAGGTCACCGCAAACGTCACGATCGGTAGCTCGATACGGTTTTCGCacatcaccgccaccaccgtatCTTTCTTAATGCCCAGCCGGTGGAATCGGTTGGCCAGCCGGACCGAACGCTCCAGTACGTCGGCGTACGTGAATCGCTCATCCGTGAGTCCATCAATCTGTGGGGCGGATAGAGCTCGAGGTAATTTAAGCCACGAGATACTGCGATCAA encodes the following:
- the LOC131211786 gene encoding uncharacterized protein LOC131211786; this encodes MSVNEKYVFYGGELEEPIEAGCRSLGELIIKRLKENGDDIAFIDGLTDERFTYADVLERSVRLANRFHRLGIKKDTVVAVMCENRIELPIVTFAVTYLRAIPILLNPAYTATELAHVLKQTQPRAVFASPLAMATLQPLLKTVPSLKLTVLFGDKKPNARVTLFRELFDRNRAQFITFTPQPVKLREQVGLMVLSSGTTGLPKAVQLTHHNVMCVMAYMREGAKMFPFEQVALGLLPFFHVYGYMVVLHSLLNQRKLVSLPKFEPTLFLSTIQKYRVTVASLAPPLLVFLAKHPLVDKYDLSSLVLLGCGAAPLSKEIEQAVLKRLPHLLTILVGYGLSESSLGVMTRSTDEHGSVGKVNKLSWVKVVDVKTGHTLGPNQVGEICIKGPLVMKGYLNNEKETRSMIDRDGWLHSGDTGYFDENENFYIVDRIKDLIKYKGFQVPPVELEAVLLTNDKIRDCAVVGLADAAAGQLPFAFVVLQPGATLTESEVQQYVAERLSKQKHLHGGVRFVHEIPRTASGKILRRELTALLGKAKL